The Tripterygium wilfordii isolate XIE 37 chromosome 17, ASM1340144v1, whole genome shotgun sequence genome has a window encoding:
- the LOC119982084 gene encoding piezo-type mechanosensitive ion channel homolog isoform X3 — MTSNFLGLFWWWRPLQLYAGFSVGLLYVYQFPVKFPSMFQWIADFIGLFKISAKAEWPEICSGGSLILFYIMLSYVKCDLEEMDFIMSMGERNLTEHLLPLKQSFFVRESRSGVRHTNVLLRGAVFRTFSINFFTYGFPVSLFALSLWSFHFASICAFGLLVYVGYIVYAFPSLFHLHRLNGLLLAFILLWAVSTYIFNVAFAFLNLKLGKDMGIWEMVGLWHYPIPGFFLLAQFCLGILVALGNLVNNSVFLYVSDEGGQSSIENSAVEVEEETKVLIVATIAWGLRKCSRAIMLALIFLIAMKPGFIHAIYLIFFLIYLLSHHISRKMRQSLILLCEAHFALSYILKIGIISNALERKGSLSKEILLQLGLLEYDSAWDFLEIALLACFCAIHNRGFEMLFSFSAIVQHTPSLPIGFSILKAGLNKSVLLSVYASPTTKYNHHSPSYERIASFLSAVGQKFLSVYRSCGTYIAFLTILLTVYLVTPNYISFGYLFLLLVWITGRQLVETTKRRLWFPLKAYAIAVFIFIYSLSSFPIFKIWLSRFIDLFFYLGYNTEASLLENVWESLAVLVVMQLFSYERRQSRFTTLEDSDLLDSGVVGFIKRFLIWHSQKILLIALFYAALSPISAFGFLFLLGLVICSTLPKSSQIPSKSFLMYTSFLVTTEYLYQMWGKQADMFPGQKNFYLALFLGFQVYEPGFWGLESGLRGKVLVIAACTLQYNVFHWFEKMPCSTLNKGKWEEPCPLFVSAEDDSTDISTCNEEDTPSLYSSSQSVKREGVMENSWLLLSSGQSQAPRPISPKSGASEGSSSRKFSLGHIWGSTKESHKWNKKSILALRKERFDLQKSLLKVYLKFWIENSFNLFGLEINMIALLVASFALLNAISLLYIALLATCIILDRRILRKLWPIFVFLFAAILILEYFAIWNTLFPSNDRIPSEANVHCHDCWRISSLYFNYCENCWLGLNIDDSRMLISYFMVFLFACFKLRADHLSNLSGSSTYRQMMSQRKYTFVWRDLSFETKSMWTFLDYLRLYCYCHLLDLVLALILVTGTLEYDILHLGYLAFALVFFRMRLEILKKRNEIFKYLRIYNFVLIILSLAYQSPFLGGFSSGKCETRDYIYEVIGFYKYGHGFRITARSSLVEIIIFMLVALQSYMFSSQEFDYVARYLEAEQIGAIVNEQEKKAAWKTAQLQQIRESEEKKHQRNLQVEKIKSEMLNLQNQLHSVNSTVNGADASPAREGLRRRRSSSLMSNNDARIADNEGGITRKQEQILREDSMLPFEVHESLPSVHMESSALLESPNYPMEFEIPEIRQELFKSANDDLEQKEDQLKVSPLISGEEFPKYPMNSEITEIKPDVVNSAAQTVQSKENPLVSAVQLIGDGVSQVQSIGNQAVNNLVSFLNIEQEDSDMNEHSSAEDGVYEEMESQRTRDTCLHRSSSLKSDKSSDATSLQIGRIFRHIWSQMRSNNDVVCYCCFILVFLWNFSLLSMVYLAALFLYALCVNTGPSYVFWIVMLVYTELYILLLYLYQVIIQHCGFSINSELLHELGFPRNKFTLSFVVSSLPLFLVYLFTLLQKSITAKDGEWMTSMDFSLHQRSALYKKDVRVSYSWSKRATELIHLMKDLIKMIFRSFIRYWNSLTQGAESPPYFVQVSMDVHMWPEDGIQPERIESGINRLLKILHDERCKEKNPYLCPFASRVHVQSIERSLEKQNVALVVLEVTYACPLTGCTMAEWFRSLTPAADVTEEIRRAQRAGLVEEVGFLCPILSVIGGGKREVDLYAYTFGADLMVFFFVAIFYQSIIKNNSEFLDVYQLEDQFPKEFVFILMAIFFLIVLDRIIYLCSFATGKVFFYLFNLILFTYSVTEYAWSLEPSHQHVARFALRTIFLAKAVSLAFQAIQIRHGMPHKSTLYRQFLTSKVSRVNYLGYRLYRALPFLYELRCVLDWSSTTTSLTMYDWLKLEDINASLYLVKCDAVLNRARHIQGEKQTKLTKCCSGICLFFILLCVIWAPMLMYSSGNPTNIANPIKDASVQLDIKTVGGRLTLYQTTLCEKLQWNRLNSDANLDPQGYLDTYNKNDIQLICCQPDASTLWLVPDVVQTRFVQSLDWDMDMDIYFTWVLTRERPKGKEVVRYERPVDLLDLPRQSDVQKALNGSSDSFRTNNLYPRYFRVTGSGDVRPFEQEVNLISADLVRNRKNFEWWSFHDINPSNVSGCEGLSGPTAIIVSEETPPQGILGDTLSKFSIWGLYITFVLAVGRFIRLQCSDLRMRIPYENLPSCDRLIAICEDIYAARAEGELGVEEVLYWTLIKIYRSPHMLLEYTKPD; from the exons ATGACAAGCAATTTCCTTGGACTTTTCTG GTGGTGGAGACCTCTTCAGCTGTATGCAGGTTTCAGTGTTGGGCTGCTCTATGTCTATCAGTTTCCAGTAAAGTTCCCAAGTATGTTTCAGTGGATAGCCGATTTTATTGGTCTATTCAAAATATCTGCCAAAGCAGAGTGGCCCGAAATCTGTTCTGGTGGCTCTCTTATACTTTTCTATATCATG CTATCATATGTCAAGTGTGATTTGGAAGAAATGGATTTCATCATGTCCATGGGAGAACGTAACTTGACAGAGCATCTGCTTCCTTTGAAACAATCATTTTTTGTTCGTGAGTCAAG ATCTGGTGTGAGACACACTAATGTTCTACTAAGGGGAGCTGTGTTTAGGACTTTCAGCATCAACTTTTTCACGTATGGGTTTCCG GTGTCCTTGTTTGCTCTTTCCCTTTGGAGTTTCCATTTTGCAAGCATATGTGCATTTGGATTACTTGTATATGTTGGCTACATCGTTTATGCCTTCCCTTCCTTATTCCATTTGCACCGATTGAATGGGCTGCTCCTTGCCTTCATTCTCTTGTGGGCTGTCAGCACATATATTTTCAACGTGGCTTTTGCATTCTTGAATTTGAAGCTTGGGAAG GACATGGGCATATGGGAGATGGTTGGGTTATGGCATTATCCAATACCTGGATTCTTTTTGCTTGCACAATTTTGTCTTGGCATTTTGGTTGCTTTGGGTAATCTTGTGAACAACTCGGTTTTCCTCTATGTGTCTGATGAGGGAGGTCAATCTTCAATTGAAAATTCTGCAGTGGAAG TTGAAGAAGAGACCAAGGTACTGATTGTGGCAACAATTGCTTGGGGTCTGCGCAAATGTTCTCGTGCTATTATGCTGGCGTTGATATTTCTTATTGCCATGAAACCTGGTTTCATCCACGCCATATACT TGATATTCTTTTTGATCTATCTTCTGAGCCATCACATCAGCAGGAAGATGCGACAGTCCCTGATTCTTTTATGTGAAGCTCACTTTGCATTATCGTACATTCTTAAGATTGGTATAATATCGAATGCTTTGGAGCGCAAAGGCTCTTTAAGTAAGGAAATTCTGTTGCAATTAG GTCTCCTCGAATATGACAGTGCCTGGGATTTCTTGGAAATAGCTTTACTTGCTTGCTTCTGTGCAATTCATAACCGTGGTTTTGAAATGCTATTCTCATTCTCAGCAATTGTCCAGCATACCCCAAGTCTACCCATCGGATTTAGCATCTTGAAAGCTGGTCTGAATAAATCAGTTCTCTTGTCTGTGTACGCGTCCCCAACCACCAAGTACAACCATCATAGTCCTTCTTATG AGAGGATCGCATCATTTCTCAGTGCAGTTGGACAGAAGTTTCTATCAGTGTATCGATCATGTGGAACCTACATTGCTTTCTTGACCATTCTCCTCACAGTATACCTGGTCACTCCCAATTATATATCATTTGggtatcttttccttctccttgTCTGGATAACTGGAAGACAACTTGTTGAGACAACGAAAAGGCGTTTATGGTTTCCTCTAAAAGCATATGCAATAGCCGTGTTTATCTTCATCTATAGCTTGAGCAGCTTTCCCATCTTTAAGATATGGCTATCTAGGTTTATAGACCTATTTTTTTACTTGGGTTACAATACAGAAGCTTCATTGTTGGAAAATGTTTGGGAATCCCTTGCAGTCTTGGTTGTGATGCAACTTTTTAGCTATGAAAGGAGACAGAGCAGGTTTACAACATTGGAGGATTCAGATCTGCTGGATTCTGGAGTTGTTGGATTTATTAAACGGTTTCTAATTTGGCATAGTCAGAAGATCCTGCTTATTGCACTATTCTATGCTGCTTTGTCTCCAATTAGTGCTTTTGGTTTTCTGTTCTTGCTTGGCTTGGTCATCTGTTCAACTTTACCCAAATCTTCTCAGATCCCATCCAAGTCATTCTTAATGTACACATCATTTCTAGTGACAACTGAATATCTTTATCAGATGTGGGGCAAGCAGGCTGATATGTTTCCTGGACAAAAGAATTTTTATTTGGCCCTGTTTTTGGGTTTCCAAGTGTATGAGCCAGGTTTCTGGGGTTTAGAGTCAGGCTTAAGGGGAAAAGTGCTTGTGATTGCTGCCTGTACCCTCCAGTACAATGTCTTCCATTGGTTTGAGAAGATGCCGTGTAGTACTCTAAACAAAGGAAAGTGGGAAGAACCTTGTCCATTGTTTGTCTCTGCAGAAGATGACTCTACAGATATCTCAACTTGCAACGAGGAAGATACGCCATCACTATATTCTAGTTCACAATCTGTTAAACGAGAGGGTGTGATGGAAAATTCATGGCTATTGCTTAGCTCTGGTCAGTCACAAGCACCTCGTCCTATCTCCCCGAAATCAGGAGCCTCTGAAGGTAGCAGCTCTAGGAAGTTTTCACTCGGTCATATATGGGGGAGCACAAAGGAGAGTCATAAGTGGAACAAGAAGAGTATTCTTGCACTGAGAAAGGAGAGATTTGACTTGCAGAAATCTCTTTTAAAAGTATATCTGAAGTTCTGGATTGAGAATTCATTTAACCTCTTTGGCCTTGAGATAAACATGATAGCACTGCTCGTGGCAAGTTTTGCATTGTTAAATGCTATTTCCTTGCTATATATTGCATTGCTCGCTACTTGTATTATCTTGGATCGGCGCATCTTACGTAAGTTATGGCCTATATTTGTCTTCTTGTTTGCTGCCATTCTCATCCTTGAGTACTTCGCAATCTGGAATACTCTGTTTCCTTCAAATGATCGTATCCCAAGTGAGGCTAATGTACATTGCCATGATTGCTGGAGAATATCATCCCTCTATTTCAATTATTGCGAGAATTGTTGGCTAG GACTTAATATCGATGACTCCCGCATGCTTATCAGCTATTTTATGGTTTTCTTGTTTGCTTGTTTCAAACTTCGCGCTGATCACTTGTCTAATTTGTCCGGATCATCTACATATCGCCAAATGATGTCTCAGCGCAAGTACACATTTGTTTGGAGAGATCTCTCATTTGAAACGAAGAGCATGTGGACTTTCCTCGACTATTTGAGGCTTTACTGCTATTGTCATTTATTGGATCTTGTGCTTGCTTTGATCTTGGTCACTGGGACTCTTGAGTATGACATTCTGCATCTTGGTTATCTTGCTTTTGCTCTCGTTTTCTTTCGGATGAGACTGGAAATCCTCAAGAAGAGGaatgaaatatttaaatatttgcGCATATACAACTTTGTTCTTATCATTCTTTCCCTTGCCTATCAGTCTCCATTTTTAGGGGGATTCAGTTCTGGGAAATGTGAGACAAGAGATTATATATATGAAGTCATTGGCTTTTATAAGTATGGCCACGGGTTTCGAATAACTGCTAGATCTTCACTTGTTGAGATAATAATATTTATGCTGGTAGCGCTCCAGTCATATATGTTTTCCTCCCAAGAATTTGATTATGTGGCGCGATATCTTGAGGCAGAGCAAATTGGTGCCATTGTGAATGAGCAAGAGAAAAAAGCTGCATGGAAAACTGCACAGTTGCAACAAATTCGCGAATCTGAGGAGAAGAAACACCAGCGTAATTTGCAGGTGGAGAAGATTAAATCTGAGATGCTCAACCTGCAAAACCAGCTTCATAGTGTGAACTCAACCGTAAATGGTGCTGATGCATCTCCTGCGAGGGAAGGCCTTAGAAGGAGGAGGAGTTCTTCTCTTATGTCAAATAACGATGCTAGGATTGCAGATAACGAGGGAGGAATTACGAGGAAACAGGAGCAGATTTTAAGAGAGGATTCTATGTTACCTTTTGAAGTTCACGAATCTCTTCCTAGCGTACACATGGAGAGCTCAGCGTTGCTGGAGTCTCCAAACTATCCTATGGAATTTGAGATTCCTGAGATCAGACAAGAACTATTTAAAAGTGCGAATGATGATTTAGAGCAGAAAGAGGACCAATTGAAGGTGAGCCCCTTAATTTCTGGAGAGGAATTCCCAAAGTATCCAATGAATAGTGAGATCACTGAAATCAAACCAGATGTGGTCAATAGTGCTGCTCAGACAGTCCAGTCGAAAGAGAATCCTTTAGTTTCTGCAGTACAACTGATAGGTGATGGCGTTTCACAGGTACAGTCTATTGGAAATCAGGCTGTTAACAATCTAGTGAGCTTCCTGAATATCGAACAAGAAGATTCAGATATGAATGAGCACTCATCTGCTGAGGATGGAGTATATGAGGAAATGGAGAGCCAGAGAACAAGGGACACTTGCTTGCACCGTTCATCTTCTCTCAAGTCTGATAAAAGTTCAGATGCCACAAGTCTGCAAATTGGAAGAATCTTCCGTCACATATGGTCCCAGATGCGCTCGAACAATGATGTTGTCTGTTATTGTTGTTTTATTCTCGTCTTTCTATGGAACTTCAGTTTGCTTTCAATGGTGTATCTTGCAGCTCTCTTCCTCTATGCCCTATGTGTAAATACTGGTCCGAGTTATGTCTTCTGGATTGTCATGCTAGTCTACACTGAACTTTACATATTGCTTCTGTATCTGTACCAAGTTATCATCCAGCACTGTGGATTCAGTATAAACTCAGAACTGCTTCATGAGCTAGGATTTCCCAGAAACAAATTCACACTGTCCTTTGTTGTCAGTTCCTTGCCTCTTTTTCTTGTCTACTTATTTACCCTCTTACAGAAGTCTATAACTGCGAAAGATGGTGAATGGATGACTTCTATGGACTTTAGTTTGCATCAAAGGAGTGCCCTGTACAAAAAAGACGTTCGTGTGAGTTATAGCTGGAGCAAGAGGGCAACGGAACTGATACACCTAATGAAGGATTTGATCAAAATGATATTCAGAAGCTTCATTAGGTACTGGAATTCACTCACTCAGGGAGCAGAGTCTCCTCCTTACTTTGTTCAAGTGTCTATGGATGTCCACATGTGGCCAGAGGATGGGATTCAACCAGAAAGGATAGAGTCTGGAATAAACCGATTGCTTAAAATTCTGCATGATGAGAGATGCAAGGAGAAAAATCCTTATCTTTGCCCTTTTGCAAGCAGGGTTCACGTTCAGAGCATTGAAAGAAGTCTAGAAAAGCAAAATGTGGCCTTGGTTGTTCTTGAGGTTACATATGCCTGCCCTTTGACTGGGTGTACCATGGCAGAATGGTTCAGATCACTAACTCCTGCAGCTGATGTGACTGAAGAAATTCGTAGAGCACAGCGTGCTGGGTTGGTTGAAGAAGTGGGATTTCTGTGTCCTATACTCTCTGTCATTGGGGGAGGCAAAAGAGAAGTTGACTTATATGCCTACACATTTGGTGCAGATTTGATGGTCTTTTTCTTTGTTGCCATTTTCTACCAATCTATAATAAAGAATAATAGTGAATTTCTTGATGTTTATCAGCTTGAAGATCAATTTCCAAAAGAGTTCGTGTTCATCTTAATg GCTATCTTCTTCTTGATTGTTCTTGATCGAATAATTTACCTTTGTTCATTTGCCACGGGAAAAGTATTTTTCTATCTTTTCAACCTGATTCTCTTCACATATTCAGTTACAGAATACGCTTGGAGCTTGGAACCATCCCATCAACACGTTGCACGATTTGCACTTCGTACTATATTTCTTGCAAAGGCGGTTTCTCTGGCATTTCAGGCCATACAGATCCGGCATGGGATGCCCCATAAGAGCACTTTGTATCGTCAGTTTTTGACCAGTAAAGTTTCTCGGGTTAATTACTTAGGCTATCGACTTTATCGTGCTTTGCCATTCCTTTATGAGTTGCGGTGTGTGCTTGACTGGTCTAgcacaaccacatctttgacaATGTATGACTGGCTGAAG CTGGAGGACATAAATGCCAGTCTGTATCTCGTCAAATGTGATGCAGTCTTGAATAGAGCTAGGCATATACAAGGAGAGAAGCAAACAAAACTGACCAAATGTTGCAGTGGAATATGTCTGTTTTTCATCTTACTCTGCGTTATCTGGGCCCCAATGCTG ATGTACAGTAGTGGCAACCCAACAAATATTGCAAACCCCATAAAAGATGCCAGTGTTCAGCTTGATATTAAGACAGTTGGTGGAAGGTTGACCTTGTATCAAACCACCTTGTGCGAAAAGCTTCAGTGGAATAGGCTCAACTCCGATGCTAATCTTGATCCTCAAGGTTATTTAGATACATATAATAAGAATGATATCCAGTTGATATGCTGCCAACCTGATGCAAGCACTTTGTGGCTTGTCCCTGATGTGGTTCAGACCAGATTCGTTCAGTCCCTTGACTgggatatggatatggatatttattttacatGGGTTCTTACCAGGGAGAGACCGAAAGGCAAGGAAGTTGTGAGATATGAAAGACCTGTTGATCTTCTAGATCTTCCAAGGCAATCAGATGTCCAAAAGGCTCTCAATGGTTCTAGTGACAGCTTTAGGACTAATAATCTTTACCCAAGATACTTCCGTGTTACTGGTTCTGGTGATGTCAGGCCATTTGAACAAGAG GTAAATTTGATCAGTGCAGATCTTGTCAGAAATCGTAAAAACTTTGAGTGGTGGTCATTCCATGATATCAATCCATCAAATGTGAGCGGCTGTGAAGGTTTGTCGGGACCCACGGCCATCATCGTATCTGAGGAAACACCACCAC AGGGTATTCTTGGTGACACTCTCAGCAAGTTCAGCATTTGGGGTCTCTACATTACCTTTGTGCTCGCAGTTGGCCGTTTTATCAGACTTCAATGTTCTGACTTGAGGATGAGAATACCTTACGAGAATCTACCTTCCTGCGATAG GTTGATAGCCATCTGTGAGGATATATATGCGGCAAGAGCAGAGGGTGAGCTGGGAGTTGAAGAGGTCCTATACTGGACCCTAATCAAGATTTACAGGTCACCTCACATGCTTCTAGAGTACACCAAACCAGACTAG